One stretch of Chryseobacterium indologenes DNA includes these proteins:
- a CDS encoding RHS repeat-associated core domain-containing protein — translation MYQYKDHLGNTRVNFAKNSEGVLEVTDTNNYYPFGLNHIGNSFLSSLGSYNAYKYNGKEVQETGMYDYGARMYMPDLGRWGVVDAYAEAMRRHSPYNYAFNNPVNFIDPDGNSPRDTYGEHSAFNGDFDPNTSLSGYNGMGGSHGMYFASDGGGSFGWERTTFGETQAYKDIMTAYYNGGTAEFVNNNGIWKWWTDYTDTNTGVKGVGQLNILKKLNNSFIGMFNNVEGMSKNLMKYQTEDFFKDTEKHLNGQLGNANMIIDEYNKLSNLNKINASTFLSAVSGIRAGKILRSTEGFMKSVGKISKRLGYVGTALTAGVTLYEFGTDTWDAHSIVNLGLLGVTAIATFATAPAIVAVAPAILAGIAIYGVADYMFGVSDQLDKSIGRKSTIWYP, via the coding sequence ATTTACCAATACAAAGATCACCTTGGAAACACGCGGGTCAATTTTGCTAAAAACAGCGAAGGCGTTCTTGAAGTTACAGATACCAACAACTATTATCCTTTTGGGTTAAACCATATTGGGAACTCTTTCCTATCTAGTTTAGGAAGCTATAATGCTTATAAGTATAATGGCAAAGAGGTGCAGGAAACGGGGATGTATGATTATGGCGCAAGAATGTACATGCCTGATCTGGGAAGATGGGGTGTTGTAGATGCTTATGCAGAGGCAATGAGGAGACATTCTCCTTATAACTATGCATTTAATAATCCTGTTAATTTTATAGATCCGGATGGAAACTCTCCAAGAGATACTTATGGAGAACATTCTGCCTTTAATGGCGATTTTGATCCAAACACTTCTTTATCAGGATATAATGGAATGGGAGGCTCACATGGGATGTATTTTGCTAGTGATGGCGGAGGTAGTTTTGGATGGGAACGTACAACTTTTGGTGAAACGCAGGCCTATAAAGATATTATGACCGCGTATTACAATGGCGGTACAGCAGAATTTGTGAATAATAACGGGATCTGGAAATGGTGGACAGATTATACAGATACTAATACTGGTGTTAAGGGTGTGGGCCAGTTAAATATACTGAAAAAATTAAATAATAGTTTTATAGGAATGTTTAACAATGTGGAAGGAATGAGTAAAAATTTAATGAAATATCAAACAGAAGACTTTTTCAAAGACACAGAAAAACATTTAAATGGACAATTAGGAAATGCTAATATGATAATAGATGAGTATAATAAATTATCCAATTTAAACAAAATAAACGCTTCAACGTTTCTCTCAGCAGTTAGCGGTATTAGAGCAGGAAAAATTTTAAGATCAACCGAAGGATTTATGAAATCTGTAGGTAAAATTTCTAAAAGATTAGGGTATGTTGGTACAGCTTTAACTGCTGGAGTAACTTTATATGAATTTGGAACTGATACTTGGGATGCTCATTCAATTGTAAATCTTGGTTTATTAGGTGTTACAGCTATTGCTACATTTGCTACAGCTCCTGCTATAGTTGCAGTAGCTCCAGCCATCCTTGCAGGGATTGCAATTTATGGAGTAGCAGATTATATGTTTGGAGTAAGTGATCAGTTAGATAAGAGTATTGGTAGAAAATCTACAATTTGGTATCCATAA
- a CDS encoding T9SS type A sorting domain-containing protein — MKKNYLSACIVCTVLGLSAQEVLWQKDIKSSTQDFLSQVTTTIDQQYLITGSSIQSDKLQPGRQQNNGYDFHLVKLNPQGEEAWEKYFSGNNHDYLSATVSTQDGGFLVAGTSYSGKGLDKKEDSKGGSDIWLIRINEFGDELWQKTLGTSSDEESKAVIQSTDLGFFVAGNVQNSSQGYGSKDVWITRLDKDGNELSQLILGGKGLDEIEKMIPTKDGGALLGIYSRSSEVRVSGNSGMRDAGSVSAVQNSNPEPRNTNPVSRISKQSENFGEGDYWIVKLDKTGKVEWEKNFGGKGDDHIRTLALTSNSYIIGGESRSERSGNKTVGIEEGTDLWLISLNERGEEQWQKSYNFKNRDILMGMSVIHSSDDKSSKGILLGGYTQAEGRIQENDETFWMLYLDSNGSEQWRKHVAGESRQKEERLSDLKLNRDGSIILAGTSAKELGKENWKIVKLGDKQVSDLIAKYDIKIYPNPVSDYAYVEIGFDFKEADIMLYDMSGRQLQNFKTKNGVTKINTQALIQGAYLVTIKTDNNKTANAKLIKK; from the coding sequence ATGAAAAAAAACTATCTCAGTGCATGTATTGTATGCACCGTTCTTGGGCTGTCTGCCCAGGAAGTTCTTTGGCAGAAAGACATCAAATCCTCCACTCAGGATTTTCTAAGCCAGGTGACTACCACGATTGATCAGCAGTATCTGATTACGGGAAGCTCAATACAGAGCGACAAACTCCAACCGGGCCGCCAACAAAACAACGGTTATGATTTCCATCTGGTGAAGCTGAATCCGCAGGGAGAAGAAGCCTGGGAAAAGTATTTCTCAGGAAACAATCACGATTATTTATCAGCAACAGTCTCTACTCAGGACGGTGGATTTCTTGTAGCCGGAACCTCTTATTCAGGAAAAGGACTGGATAAGAAAGAGGATTCCAAAGGTGGATCAGATATCTGGCTGATCAGGATCAATGAATTTGGAGATGAATTATGGCAGAAAACATTAGGAACCTCTTCTGATGAAGAATCCAAAGCCGTGATTCAAAGTACAGACCTGGGCTTTTTTGTGGCCGGAAACGTCCAAAACTCATCCCAAGGTTACGGTTCTAAAGATGTCTGGATCACCAGACTCGACAAAGATGGCAATGAACTCTCCCAACTGATTTTAGGTGGAAAAGGCCTGGATGAAATTGAAAAGATGATTCCCACAAAAGATGGTGGGGCCTTATTGGGAATTTATTCAAGAAGTTCCGAGGTCCGTGTTTCGGGAAATTCCGGGATGCGAGATGCGGGTTCCGTGTCAGCTGTTCAAAACTCGAATCCCGAACCTCGGAACACAAACCCTGTATCCCGCATCTCGAAACAAAGCGAAAACTTCGGAGAAGGCGACTACTGGATTGTCAAACTGGATAAAACCGGAAAAGTAGAATGGGAAAAGAACTTCGGGGGTAAAGGAGATGATCATATCAGAACGTTGGCCCTAACATCTAACAGTTATATCATCGGTGGAGAGTCCCGCTCTGAAAGATCAGGAAACAAAACGGTAGGGATTGAAGAAGGAACAGACCTTTGGCTGATTTCCCTAAATGAAAGAGGTGAAGAACAGTGGCAGAAGTCCTACAACTTTAAAAACAGGGATATTTTGATGGGAATGAGCGTAATTCATTCTTCAGATGATAAGTCTTCAAAAGGAATCTTATTAGGTGGTTACACTCAAGCCGAAGGAAGAATACAAGAAAACGATGAAACCTTTTGGATGCTATATTTAGATAGTAATGGAAGTGAGCAGTGGAGAAAGCACGTGGCAGGCGAATCCAGACAGAAAGAAGAAAGGCTTTCAGACTTGAAGCTAAACCGTGATGGCTCCATAATCCTTGCCGGAACCAGTGCAAAGGAACTGGGAAAAGAAAACTGGAAAATTGTGAAGCTGGGGGACAAGCAGGTGAGTGATCTGATTGCCAAATATGATATCAAGATTTATCCGAATCCGGTATCAGATTATGCGTATGTAGAAATCGGCTTTGATTTTAAAGAAGCTGATATTATGCTGTATGATATGAGCGGAAGACAGCTTCAGAACTTCAAAACCAAGAACGGGGTTACCAAGATCAATACGCAGGCTTTGATACAGGGTGCATATTTGGTGACGATAAAAACAGATAATAATAAAACAGCGAATGCAAAGCTGATTAAGAAATAA
- a CDS encoding DUF6443 domain-containing protein: MKKIVNTFGVLFVSLFSAQTGLTNTENYIYNQTCLNDDCTKKSESIQYFDSWGKVVQGIAIKGSPSGKDIVSHIEYDNFGRQVKSYLPIPQHGTQEGAIYTSPLSNASAVYGAEKIYSESILENSPINKVLQQIQIGNDWSGKPINLGYDANTTADGVKKFTITTWKEAATATTLGESGLYTDAALHKSSVTDEDGNTTIQFKNNKGLLIMVRKVINASEYADTYYVYNEYDQLAFVLPPLASIRGDITTNTIKQDELCYQYHYDSWNRLVEKKVPGKGWEYMVYDRQGRLIATQDANQKPNNKWSYIRYDKFGRVVYTGIATDYATRATLQKYVNTKGYNISNNTTRTSSPSFSVNGMDIYYTNDAIPEVLDNVLSVNYYDTYPAGSPAAPSQIMNQKVLSQPGQGSNLRTTQNLMVASFVKNIEDDNWTKSYSWYDTNGRLIGSQSINHLGGYTRTETELDFAGLAKQTKVYHKRLVTDTEKVITQTFTYDNQNRLLVHKHKIDNNPEEILAQNEYNELSQVKTKKVGGTDIAQPLQVMDYSYNIRGWLTKINDPSDLNGRLFGYALKYQDPSIPTTSTPKYGGNITEIHWKTSDDDVYKVYHYTYDSLNRLNAGVYREPYTTTPDKFYFNEEINYDLNGNIARLWRTGKSNANTALLVDNLTYSYQGNRLQTITDSTQNEAGYEGGGNLIDYDMNGNMTTMKDKGIQSIGYNFLNLANQLSVMDSSLGVMSHANISTLYRADGTKLRKIKHSKREGKGALDITQITDYLDGFQYQYQEGGSCITCRLDVAYESQAYKNSNGPIITAPEWKLDFVVTAEGFYSFAENRYIYQYKDHLGNTRVNFAKNSEGVLEVTDTNNYYPFGLNHIGNSFLSSLGSYNAYKYNGKEVQETGMYDYGARMYMPDLGRWGAVDAYAEAMRRHSPYNYAFNNPVNFIDPDGNSPRDTYGEHSAFNGDFDPNTSLSGYNGMGGSHGMYFASDGGGSFGWERTTFGETQAYKDIMTAYYNGGTAEFVNNNGTWKWWTDYTDPNSGVTGVGTLNMLKRSSGLNSFNKIDFSQTISNSLMDNAFNWIQSNPIKVSQFAGMIQAGSTITEKGLSNWNAASNITKSRIFAETISTKLPASAKALGNASKVFSVAGKVVGAVGIANTLYQGIEGNISPTRAVVDGVMGVAGFFPATAWVSVGYFAGMALYETYYNNGKPVF, from the coding sequence ATGAAAAAGATTGTCAACACATTCGGAGTATTGTTTGTATCACTGTTTTCCGCACAGACAGGGCTTACCAATACCGAAAACTATATTTATAACCAAACCTGCCTGAATGACGACTGTACTAAAAAATCAGAAAGCATTCAGTATTTTGACAGCTGGGGAAAAGTAGTTCAGGGAATTGCCATCAAAGGTTCACCCTCCGGCAAAGACATTGTCTCTCATATAGAGTATGATAATTTTGGAAGGCAGGTGAAAAGCTACCTTCCCATTCCACAGCATGGTACCCAGGAAGGGGCTATCTATACATCTCCGCTTTCTAATGCCTCTGCCGTATATGGTGCCGAGAAAATCTATTCAGAGAGTATCCTGGAAAACTCACCGATTAACAAAGTGTTACAGCAGATCCAGATTGGAAATGACTGGAGCGGCAAGCCCATCAATTTAGGCTATGATGCCAATACCACAGCCGATGGAGTAAAGAAATTTACAATAACGACCTGGAAAGAAGCTGCAACAGCAACAACTTTGGGAGAAAGCGGGCTGTATACAGACGCTGCGTTACATAAGAGCTCAGTAACTGATGAAGACGGGAATACCACCATCCAGTTTAAAAATAATAAAGGGCTGCTTATTATGGTCAGAAAAGTGATCAATGCATCAGAGTATGCTGATACTTATTATGTGTATAATGAATATGACCAGCTTGCCTTTGTATTACCACCGCTGGCCAGTATAAGAGGAGATATTACCACCAATACCATCAAACAGGATGAACTTTGCTATCAATACCATTATGACAGCTGGAACAGGCTGGTGGAGAAAAAAGTTCCTGGGAAAGGCTGGGAATATATGGTATATGACCGTCAGGGCAGGCTTATCGCTACCCAGGATGCTAATCAGAAGCCCAATAACAAATGGTCCTACATCCGTTATGATAAGTTTGGAAGAGTGGTGTATACAGGAATTGCAACTGATTATGCCACCAGGGCTACCTTACAGAAATATGTTAATACCAAAGGTTACAATATTTCTAATAATACAACAAGAACATCATCCCCTTCATTCAGTGTAAACGGAATGGATATTTACTACACCAATGATGCCATTCCTGAAGTTCTGGATAATGTTTTAAGTGTTAACTATTACGACACCTATCCGGCAGGATCTCCTGCAGCACCTTCTCAGATCATGAATCAGAAAGTGTTGAGCCAACCTGGTCAGGGAAGTAACCTGAGAACTACCCAAAACCTTATGGTAGCTTCATTTGTTAAAAATATAGAAGATGACAACTGGACGAAAAGTTACAGCTGGTATGACACCAATGGAAGACTCATTGGCTCGCAATCCATCAACCATTTGGGAGGCTATACCCGCACTGAAACAGAGCTGGATTTTGCCGGCCTGGCCAAACAAACCAAAGTCTATCACAAAAGGCTGGTTACCGATACTGAAAAAGTAATTACCCAGACCTTCACCTATGACAACCAGAACAGGCTGCTGGTGCATAAGCATAAAATTGATAACAATCCGGAGGAAATCCTGGCTCAGAATGAATATAATGAACTTTCCCAGGTAAAAACCAAGAAAGTAGGGGGTACAGATATCGCTCAGCCGCTTCAGGTGATGGATTATTCCTACAATATCAGGGGTTGGCTGACCAAGATTAATGATCCTTCTGATTTGAATGGGAGGCTGTTTGGTTATGCCCTGAAATATCAAGATCCATCTATTCCTACAACCTCCACTCCAAAATATGGAGGGAATATCACCGAGATCCATTGGAAAACCTCTGACGATGACGTCTATAAAGTGTATCATTATACTTATGACAGTTTAAACCGGTTAAACGCTGGCGTGTATCGGGAACCTTATACCACAACGCCGGATAAGTTTTACTTTAATGAAGAGATCAATTATGATCTGAATGGTAATATTGCCCGTCTTTGGAGAACCGGTAAAAGCAATGCCAATACGGCATTGCTTGTAGATAATCTCACCTATTCTTACCAAGGGAATAGGTTACAGACGATAACAGATTCTACTCAGAATGAAGCAGGTTATGAAGGCGGGGGTAATCTGATTGATTACGATATGAATGGAAATATGACCACAATGAAGGATAAAGGAATCCAATCTATTGGGTATAACTTTCTTAATCTGGCTAACCAGCTTTCTGTAATGGATAGTTCTCTTGGAGTAATGTCTCATGCCAATATCAGTACGTTATATCGTGCAGATGGAACAAAGCTGAGAAAAATAAAGCATTCTAAGCGGGAAGGAAAAGGAGCTTTAGATATTACCCAGATTACGGATTACCTGGATGGTTTTCAATACCAGTATCAGGAGGGGGGAAGCTGTATCACCTGTAGACTGGATGTAGCCTATGAATCACAGGCTTATAAAAATAGTAACGGTCCTATTATAACGGCTCCTGAATGGAAACTTGATTTTGTAGTTACTGCTGAAGGATTCTACAGTTTCGCGGAAAACCGCTATATTTACCAGTACAAAGACCACCTTGGAAACACGCGGGTCAATTTTGCTAAAAACAGCGAAGGCGTTCTTGAAGTTACAGATACCAACAACTATTATCCTTTTGGGTTAAACCATATTGGGAACTCTTTCCTGTCTAGTTTAGGAAGCTATAATGCTTATAAGTATAATGGCAAAGAGGTACAGGAAACGGGGATGTATGATTATGGCGCAAGAATGTACATGCCTGATCTGGGAAGATGGGGTGCTGTAGATGCTTATGCAGAGGCAATGAGGAGACATTCTCCTTATAATTATGCATTTAATAACCCTGTTAATTTTATAGATCCGGATGGAAACTCTCCAAGAGATACTTATGGAGAACATTCTGCCTTTAATGGCGATTTTGATCCAAACACTTCTTTATCAGGATATAATGGAATGGGAGGCTCACATGGGATGTATTTTGCTAGTGATGGCGGAGGTAGTTTTGGATGGGAACGTACAACTTTTGGTGAAACACAGGCCTATAAAGACATCATGACAGCGTATTACAATGGCGGTACAGCAGAATTTGTGAATAATAATGGTACCTGGAAATGGTGGACAGATTATACAGATCCTAATTCTGGAGTTACAGGGGTGGGGACATTAAATATGCTGAAGCGTTCCAGTGGATTAAATAGTTTTAATAAAATTGATTTTTCTCAGACAATATCAAATTCTCTTATGGATAATGCTTTTAACTGGATTCAAAGTAATCCAATTAAAGTATCACAATTTGCGGGAATGATACAGGCAGGTTCTACAATAACTGAAAAAGGATTGTCAAACTGGAATGCCGCTTCAAACATCACAAAAAGTCGTATTTTTGCAGAGACCATCAGTACAAAACTACCTGCTTCTGCTAAGGCATTGGGGAATGCTTCCAAAGTTTTTAGTGTTGCAGGAAAAGTTGTTGGAGCTGTTGGAATTGCAAATACATTATATCAAGGTATTGAAGGAAATATTTCTCCAACTCGTGCTGTTGTTGATGGAGTAATGGGAGTTGCTGGCTTCTTTCCTGCCACAGCCTGGGTATCGGTAGGTTATTTTGCCGGCATGGCACTTTATGAAACATATTATAACAATGGTAAACCCGTATTTTAA
- a CDS encoding RHS repeat-associated core domain-containing protein, with product MNSFLSSLGSYNAYKYNGKEVQETGMYDYGARMYMPDLGRWGAVDAYAEAMRRHSPYNYAFNNPVNYIDPDGNSPRDTYGEHSAFNGDFDPNTSLSGYNGMGGSHGMYFASDGGGSFGWEQKGSGSITGDYSLLNDLISMWEAKGIQAGISNGYLTYWTGSSSQNSYRKDGELYVDADLGEMHRIELNNTPLDAYKNWADWGSTIADGGFDYVAKRRTALYNNGYWIDNLGQMRSTAYAGRARGSLIGLRSDYVRATEMYGKYAKRASYVGYAISAGQIGYGVYQDGWKVGVNTQVATANVAGGMAGAAIGAWLGVKIFTPIGGAIGSAFLGVGAGPGAAIGGAIGGIAGGIIGGVYGGDYAEEWASKMLNKPDY from the coding sequence GTGAACTCTTTCCTGTCTAGTTTAGGAAGCTATAATGCCTACAAATACAATGGCAAAGAGGTACAGGAAACGGGGATGTATGATTATGGCGCAAGAATGTATATGCCTGATCTGGGAAGATGGGGTGCTGTAGATGCTTATGCAGAGGCAATGAGGAGACATTCTCCTTATAATTATGCCTTTAATAACCCTGTCAACTATATAGATCCGGACGGGAACTCACCAAGAGATACTTATGGAGAACATTCTGCCTTTAATGGCGATTTTGATCCAAACACTTCTTTATCAGGATATAATGGAATGGGAGGCTCACATGGGATGTATTTTGCTAGTGATGGCGGAGGTAGTTTTGGATGGGAACAAAAAGGAAGTGGTTCCATTACTGGAGATTATTCTTTACTAAATGATTTGATATCAATGTGGGAAGCAAAAGGAATCCAAGCCGGTATTTCTAATGGTTATTTAACATATTGGACAGGTTCTTCCTCTCAAAATTCTTATAGAAAAGATGGCGAATTGTACGTAGATGCTGATCTTGGAGAAATGCACAGAATAGAATTAAATAATACTCCATTGGATGCATATAAAAATTGGGCAGATTGGGGATCAACTATTGCAGATGGTGGATTTGATTATGTTGCTAAGCGAAGAACAGCTCTTTACAATAATGGATATTGGATTGATAATCTTGGGCAGATGAGAAGTACTGCTTATGCAGGAAGAGCAAGAGGCTCCTTAATAGGATTAAGAAGTGACTATGTAAGAGCCACTGAAATGTATGGGAAATATGCTAAAAGAGCAAGCTACGTAGGTTATGCCATTAGTGCAGGGCAAATAGGTTATGGAGTTTATCAAGATGGATGGAAAGTTGGTGTTAATACTCAGGTAGCAACAGCAAATGTAGCTGGAGGTATGGCTGGAGCTGCAATTGGCGCATGGTTAGGAGTAAAAATATTTACTCCAATTGGAGGAGCTATTGGCTCTGCTTTTTTAGGAGTAGGAGCTGGACCTGGTGCGGCAATTGGAGGAGCAATTGGAGGTATTGCAGGAGGAATAATAGGTGGAGTTTATGGAGGAGATTATGCTGAAGAATGGGCCAGTAAAATGTTAAATAAACCAGATTATTAA
- a CDS encoding RHS repeat-associated core domain-containing protein codes for MYIYQYKDHLGNIRVSFTKNSAGVLEVTDTNNYYPFGLIQSSLGSYNAYKYNSKEVQETGMYDYGARMYMPDLGRWGVVDAYAEAMRRHSPYNYAFNNPVNFIDPDGNSPRDTYGEHSAFNGDFDPNTSLSGYNGMGGSHGMYFASDGGGSFGWEQKGNGSITGDYSLLDDLRAMWEAKGIYSSISPNGYLTYWTGGAAGNANTAQEMVANMFKITENLANNLQNDFTDVANNRYFVSGHVITSESVARFGAYALDKALRPDYLVNYTVLNNNAKPYRITTIAGIKMQPSTAATLSKVAKYGGYALAAVSLVATEAQYSSGSIGNTERVMNHMMTGVGLVPTPWTMGIALGYGIVTGGYQAITGRSIFNDLGLGPQQ; via the coding sequence ATCTATATTTACCAGTACAAAGACCACCTTGGAAATATCAGGGTAAGCTTTACCAAAAACAGCGCAGGCGTTCTTGAAGTAACCGATACCAATAATTATTATCCTTTTGGGTTAATTCAATCCAGCTTAGGAAGCTATAATGCTTACAAATATAATAGCAAAGAGGTACAGGAAACGGGGATGTATGATTATGGCGCAAGAATGTACATGCCTGATCTAGGAAGATGGGGTGTTGTAGATGCTTATGCAGAGGCAATGAGGAGACATTCGCCTTATAATTATGCATTTAATAACCCTGTTAATTTTATAGATCCGGATGGAAACTCTCCAAGAGATACTTATGGAGAACATTCTGCCTTTAATGGCGATTTTGATCCAAACACTTCTTTATCAGGATATAATGGCATGGGAGGCTCGCATGGGATGTATTTTGCTAGTGATGGCGGAGGTAGTTTTGGGTGGGAACAAAAAGGAAATGGTTCCATTACTGGTGATTATTCTTTATTAGATGATTTACGAGCCATGTGGGAAGCAAAAGGAATATATTCAAGTATTTCTCCTAATGGTTATTTGACATATTGGACAGGCGGAGCTGCTGGAAATGCTAATACAGCGCAGGAGATGGTTGCTAATATGTTTAAAATTACTGAGAATTTAGCAAATAATCTTCAAAATGATTTTACAGATGTTGCAAATAATCGTTATTTTGTTTCAGGGCATGTAATAACAAGTGAATCGGTTGCTCGTTTTGGAGCTTATGCTTTAGATAAAGCTTTAAGACCTGACTATTTAGTAAATTACACTGTGCTGAATAACAATGCCAAACCATATAGGATAACAACGATAGCAGGTATTAAAATGCAGCCTTCCACTGCTGCTACCTTAAGTAAAGTTGCTAAATACGGAGGATATGCTTTAGCTGCTGTCTCATTGGTAGCTACAGAGGCTCAATATTCAAGTGGAAGTATTGGAAATACTGAGAGAGTTATGAACCATATGATGACTGGAGTCGGCTTAGTACCTACCCCATGGACTATGGGTATTGCTTTGGGATATGGTATTGTTACAGGGGGGTATCAGGCTATAACTGGCAGAAGTATTTTCAATGATTTAGGATTAGGACCACAACAATAA